Proteins encoded in a region of the Megalops cyprinoides isolate fMegCyp1 chromosome 3, fMegCyp1.pri, whole genome shotgun sequence genome:
- the havcr1 gene encoding hepatitis A virus cellular receptor 1, with amino-acid sequence MNTQDSYSFFIWLFLHLLTVGECADRKVHGFAGNNVVLPCRYDAHYYKQLHMCWGRGEIPTSGCNNEIISTDGLKVTNRVSHRYQLLGDLQAGDISLTILSAKETDSGIYGCRVHIPGWFNDQKETVRLVIEKRPEPTTKTPVLPSNSTDQVPTGPWTPRNHTEGTAVANCTESSESLTPKNKEVARQQGPNMAVVLPVLLILLIVITALLLLMRKRWKKDREVLGISQWNDDTVLYMNTESGLGLDTRDIAQENIYQLDSREDYETCP; translated from the exons ATGAACACACAGGACAGCTACAGCTTCTTTATTTGGCTTTTCCTACATCTGCTCACAG TGGGTGAATGCGCTGATAGGAAAGTCCACGGTTTTGCAGGGAACAATGTGGTCCTACCCTGCAGATACGACGCACACTATTACAAGCAGCTGCACATGTgctgggggagaggagagataccAACGAGCGGCTGcaacaatgaaatcatttcaacCGACGGACTGAAAGTGACAAACAGAGTATCCCATAGGTACCAACTACTCGGAGACCTGCAGGCGGGGGACATCTCTCTGACCATCCTCAGCGCTAAGGAGACAGACTCGGGGATATACGGCTGTCGTGTGCACATACCAGGATGGTTTAATGACCAGAAGGAAACGGTTCGATTGGTCATTGAAAAAA GACCAGAGCCAACAACGAAGACACCAGTGCTACCATCCAACTCAACTGACCAAGTACCTACAGGCCCGTGGACCCCGCGCAATCACACAGAGG GCACTGCGGTTGCTAACTGTACAGAAAGTTCTGAAAGCTtaacaccaaaaaacaaagaagtg GCTCGGCAGCAAGGCCCGAACATGGCAGTGGTGTTGCCTGTACTGCTGATACTGCTAATAGTCATTACTGCACTTCTGCTCCTGATGA GGAAACGATGGAAGAAGGACCGAGAGGTGCTTGGAAT ATCACAGTGGAATGATGACACCGTTCTCTACATGAACACTGAATCCGGCCTGGGCCTGGACACCAGAGACATAGCCCAGGAGAATATTTATCAGCTGGATAGCAGAGAGGACTATGAAACATGCCCTTGA
- the timd4 gene encoding T-cell immunoglobulin and mucin domain-containing protein 4 isoform X2, with translation MPIEAPAGPGSALLAATRTERCRLHPDSNAPTFPSSGMATRGGSFRLRWVLVLTISAAAATILALEVTEGGYVSLSCRYSVKRYGLSRVCWGRGCGTLWCSDILAQTDGTGVISKVSDKYRVTGDVLSGQVDLIIPRVNRMDSGPYCCRVDIDGYFNDKKVVYTLRVVKAPAVTTMPTPTAPPTPEPHIPTDPVWEEESSHLDVSKRNSSLKSGSVEEKPIPSLSLQVNIPVLSLSLSLLLVLLLGSLALLGFKRREDPPKVPEEGKPVDTGAPSHHL, from the exons ATGCCCATTGAGGCGCCTGCTGGCCCGGGCAGCGCGCTACTGGCAGCGACTCGAACAGAGCGGTGTCGGCTACACCCCGACTCTAACGCACCGACTTTCCCCTCCTCTGGGATGGCCACCCGTGGCGGGTCGTTTCGGCTGCGCTGGGTCCTCGTCCTCACCATCTCAG CTGCCGCGGCCACCATTCTGGCTTTAGAGGTGACGGAGGGAGGCTACGTCAGTCTGTCCTGCCGTTACTCCGTCAAACGCTACGGTCTGAGCCGCGTGTGCTGGGGCCGCGGCTGCGGCACGCTCTGGTGCAGCGACATCCTCGCACAGACCGACGGGACCGGCGTCATTTCCAAGGTCTCGGACAAGTACCGCGTCACGGGCGACGTCCTGTCAGGGCAGGTGGACCTCATCATTCCCAGGGTGAACCGGATGGACAGCGGCCCGTACTGCTGCAGAGTGGACATCGATGGCTACTTCAACGACAAGAAGGTTGTCTACACGCTGAGGGTCGTGAAAG ctccTGCAGTGACAACCATGCCAAcacccacagccccacccactcCAGAACCACACATACCTACGG accCAGTGTGGGAGGAGGAGTCATCGCATCTGGATGTCTCAAAACGCAACTCCAGCCTCAAGTCTGGAAGCGTT GAGGAGAAGCCCATCCCCAGCCTGTCCCTCCAGGTCAACATCCccgtgctctctctgtctctcagcctgctgctggtgctgctgctgggctcTCTGGCACTGCTGGGGTTCAAACGTAG GGAAGATCCACCGAAGGTTCCTGAAGAGGGGAAG CCTGTCGACACTGGAGCCCCGTCACATCATCTATGA
- the timd4 gene encoding T-cell immunoglobulin and mucin domain-containing protein 4 isoform X1, with translation MPIEAPAGPGSALLAATRTERCRLHPDSNAPTFPSSGMATRGGSFRLRWVLVLTISAAAATILALEVTEGGYVSLSCRYSVKRYGLSRVCWGRGCGTLWCSDILAQTDGTGVISKVSDKYRVTGDVLSGQVDLIIPRVNRMDSGPYCCRVDIDGYFNDKKVVYTLRVVKAPAVTTMPTPTAPPTPEPHIPTDPVWEEESSHLDVSKRNSSLKSGSVEEKPIPSLSLQVNIPVLSLSLSLLLVLLLGSLALLGFKRKIHRRFLKRGSLSTLEPRHIIYEIQTRRPVEENIYTLD, from the exons ATGCCCATTGAGGCGCCTGCTGGCCCGGGCAGCGCGCTACTGGCAGCGACTCGAACAGAGCGGTGTCGGCTACACCCCGACTCTAACGCACCGACTTTCCCCTCCTCTGGGATGGCCACCCGTGGCGGGTCGTTTCGGCTGCGCTGGGTCCTCGTCCTCACCATCTCAG CTGCCGCGGCCACCATTCTGGCTTTAGAGGTGACGGAGGGAGGCTACGTCAGTCTGTCCTGCCGTTACTCCGTCAAACGCTACGGTCTGAGCCGCGTGTGCTGGGGCCGCGGCTGCGGCACGCTCTGGTGCAGCGACATCCTCGCACAGACCGACGGGACCGGCGTCATTTCCAAGGTCTCGGACAAGTACCGCGTCACGGGCGACGTCCTGTCAGGGCAGGTGGACCTCATCATTCCCAGGGTGAACCGGATGGACAGCGGCCCGTACTGCTGCAGAGTGGACATCGATGGCTACTTCAACGACAAGAAGGTTGTCTACACGCTGAGGGTCGTGAAAG ctccTGCAGTGACAACCATGCCAAcacccacagccccacccactcCAGAACCACACATACCTACGG accCAGTGTGGGAGGAGGAGTCATCGCATCTGGATGTCTCAAAACGCAACTCCAGCCTCAAGTCTGGAAGCGTT GAGGAGAAGCCCATCCCCAGCCTGTCCCTCCAGGTCAACATCCccgtgctctctctgtctctcagcctgctgctggtgctgctgctgggctcTCTGGCACTGCTGGGGTTCAAAC GGAAGATCCACCGAAGGTTCCTGAAGAGGGGAAG CCTGTCGACACTGGAGCCCCGTCACATCATCTATGAGATCCAGACCAGGAGGCCCGTGGAGGAGAACATCTACACCCTGGACTAG